The proteins below come from a single Chryseobacterium nepalense genomic window:
- a CDS encoding DUF1684 domain-containing protein yields the protein MKNYIFLFLLLPVLIFSQKDSQEIAVVKKFQKELNAEYLNPKETPLRGENFKNFKQHPFFPIDEKYRVTAKFTRTENAEPFDLPTSSGKSKSYREYGKATFELDGKSYTLNLYQSLDLLKQKKYKDYLFLPFRDATNGKETYGGGKYMDLKTPEGDTITLDFNTSYQPYCAYNAYDYNCPIVPEENRLPVEIKAGVMYEDIYHH from the coding sequence ATGAAAAACTACATATTTCTATTCTTACTTTTGCCTGTGCTGATCTTTTCCCAAAAAGATTCACAAGAAATAGCTGTGGTGAAAAAATTTCAAAAAGAGCTGAATGCCGAATATCTCAACCCTAAAGAAACACCTTTGCGCGGAGAAAATTTCAAAAATTTCAAACAGCATCCTTTCTTCCCGATTGATGAAAAATACAGAGTGACCGCAAAATTTACCAGAACGGAAAATGCAGAACCTTTTGATCTTCCTACTTCTTCCGGGAAATCAAAGTCGTATAGAGAATATGGGAAAGCAACTTTTGAACTTGACGGAAAATCCTACACATTAAATCTTTATCAAAGCTTAGATTTACTCAAACAAAAGAAATACAAAGATTATCTTTTTCTGCCATTTCGTGATGCGACCAACGGAAAAGAAACCTATGGCGGCGGAAAATATATGGATCTAAAAACTCCTGAAGGCGACACTATTACTTTAGATTTCAATACATCATATCAACCTTATTGTGCGTACAATGCCTATGATTACAATTGTCCGATTGTTCCTGAAGAAAACAGGCTGCCCGTTGAAATCAAAGCGGGAGTAATGTACGAAGACATTTATCATCACTAA
- a CDS encoding GNAT family N-acetyltransferase: MVKLNFFEQKDFPGVNYALDEDQMQYTATAEQALKKIEERKDTLAFPITIFEDENPCGFLVLDFGSDKLELTDNKQAMLLRSFSVNPELQGKGIGKAAMIKVDEFVRENFKDCDEIVLAVNQNNIAAYQLYRNTGYHYEGKTRIGRSGPQYIMYKKL, translated from the coding sequence ATGGTAAAGTTAAATTTTTTCGAACAAAAAGATTTTCCGGGAGTAAATTATGCTCTGGACGAAGATCAGATGCAATATACGGCTACTGCAGAGCAGGCATTAAAAAAAATCGAAGAACGAAAGGATACTCTTGCCTTTCCGATAACCATTTTCGAGGATGAAAATCCCTGCGGATTTCTGGTGCTGGATTTTGGGAGTGACAAATTAGAACTTACCGATAACAAACAAGCCATGCTGCTGCGTTCGTTTTCAGTGAATCCTGAACTGCAGGGGAAAGGCATCGGAAAGGCGGCGATGATTAAGGTTGATGAATTTGTCCGTGAGAATTTTAAAGACTGCGATGAAATCGTACTTGCCGTAAACCAGAACAACATTGCCGCTTATCAGCTATATCGCAATACAGGATATCACTACGAGGGAAAAACCAGAATCGGAAGAAGCGGACCGCAATATATTATGTACAAAAAACTTTAA
- a CDS encoding glucose 1-dehydrogenase, with amino-acid sequence MEISLKNQVAIVTGASSGIGSGIAKSLAAAGATVIVNHSSEHSADEAGKILKEITDAGGNGMIYQCDVSSEEQVVKMFQQVILQFGTVDILINNAGVQKDAKFTEMTLDQWNTVININLTGQFLCAREAIKEFLRRGIDPSRSIACGKIIHISSVHEVIPWAGHANYAASKGAIRMLMQTLAQEYGADKIRVNSICPGAIQTPINKNAWSTPESMNALMKLVPYNRIGQPEDIGNLAVFLASDHADYISGASIFVDGGMTTFESFSTGG; translated from the coding sequence ATGGAAATTTCTCTCAAAAACCAGGTTGCCATTGTCACCGGGGCTTCCAGCGGAATAGGTTCGGGGATTGCAAAATCACTTGCTGCCGCCGGAGCTACCGTTATCGTAAATCATTCATCAGAACATTCAGCAGATGAAGCCGGTAAAATTTTAAAGGAAATAACGGACGCCGGCGGAAACGGAATGATTTATCAATGTGATGTTTCCAGTGAAGAGCAGGTCGTCAAAATGTTTCAGCAGGTCATTTTACAATTCGGAACTGTTGATATTCTTATCAACAATGCAGGGGTCCAGAAAGATGCTAAATTCACGGAAATGACCCTCGACCAATGGAATACTGTAATCAATATCAACCTTACAGGTCAGTTCTTATGTGCCCGTGAAGCGATAAAAGAATTTCTTCGCCGCGGTATCGATCCCTCACGATCCATTGCGTGCGGAAAAATTATTCATATCAGCTCGGTTCATGAAGTTATTCCCTGGGCCGGACACGCCAATTATGCAGCCAGCAAAGGAGCAATTCGCATGTTGATGCAGACGCTTGCCCAGGAATACGGGGCCGACAAAATTCGCGTCAATTCCATTTGCCCGGGTGCCATTCAGACACCGATTAATAAAAACGCATGGAGTACTCCGGAATCCATGAATGCTCTCATGAAACTTGTCCCTTACAACAGAATCGGTCAACCGGAAGATATCGGAAATCTCGCCGTATTTCTGGCCAGTGATCACGCAGACTATATTTCAGGGGCGAGTATATTTGTAGACGGGGGAATGACCACTTTTGAAAGCTTTTCTACAGGAGGATAA